One window from the genome of Bdellovibrionales bacterium encodes:
- a CDS encoding arginine N-succinyltransferase, which produces MSFVIRAVQHDDLNQLVDLAKQFSLLNLPGDRKVLSQKIDRSEQSFAGKLPKDQAEYLFVLEDIEEKMIVGSSLVIAKHGNDEVPHCFFKILKRDMFSQDLGIGFIHQVLRFQLDFDGPTEIGGLLVDKTYRRRPEKLGKQISLARFLYMGLHPEKFESRVLCELTPPLTDEGRSEFWEALGRRFTGLPYQEADLLSQSHKEFIESLFPKDDIYLALLDGKARLVLGRVGEATKPAQHLLESIGFEYLDEVDPFDGGPHYGANIEDILPVKLGRRAKLQDFKDATFKEQGMLGTGGDTFRAALVSYDLRGGEVAIPKKVREALGAEIGDEVFISPWNYSKRKEQT; this is translated from the coding sequence ATGAGTTTTGTTATTAGAGCCGTTCAGCACGATGACCTGAACCAGCTTGTGGATTTGGCAAAGCAGTTTTCTTTGTTGAACTTGCCAGGCGATCGTAAAGTTCTCAGTCAAAAGATTGATCGTAGCGAACAATCTTTTGCCGGAAAACTTCCGAAAGACCAGGCAGAGTACTTATTTGTCTTAGAAGACATCGAAGAAAAGATGATTGTCGGAAGCTCACTTGTGATCGCTAAACACGGCAACGACGAAGTTCCGCATTGCTTCTTTAAAATTTTGAAAAGAGACATGTTTAGCCAAGATTTGGGAATCGGATTTATCCACCAAGTTTTGCGCTTCCAGTTGGATTTTGACGGACCGACGGAAATCGGCGGTTTATTGGTTGATAAAACTTATCGCCGCCGTCCTGAGAAGCTCGGTAAACAAATCAGCCTCGCACGCTTCCTTTACATGGGCTTGCACCCAGAAAAATTTGAAAGCCGCGTGCTCTGCGAATTGACTCCGCCATTGACGGATGAAGGCCGCAGTGAATTCTGGGAAGCTTTAGGGCGCAGATTTACGGGCCTTCCGTATCAAGAGGCGGATTTGCTTAGCCAAAGCCACAAAGAATTCATCGAAAGCCTGTTTCCTAAGGATGACATTTATTTAGCGTTGCTCGATGGTAAAGCCCGTTTGGTTTTGGGACGCGTCGGTGAAGCAACTAAACCAGCCCAACACTTGCTCGAGAGCATTGGCTTTGAATATTTGGACGAGGTTGACCCATTCGATGGTGGACCTCATTATGGAGCTAACATCGAAGATATTTTGCCGGTGAAGCTGGGTCGTCGTGCGAAGTTGCAGGATTTTAAAGATGCAACCTTCAAAGAGCAGGGAATGTTAGGAACCGGCGGAGATACTTTCCGTGCGGCATTGGTATCTTATGATTTACGTGGCGGCGAAGTGGCGATTCCTAAAAAGGTTCGTGAAGCTTTGGGTGCCGAAATTGGTGATGAAGTGTTTATTTCACCATGGAACTACTCCAAGAGAAAGGAACAAACATAA
- a CDS encoding MCP four helix bundle domain-containing protein — translation MAACLPVVALAVVIGISMHASNKLGSLLEDSYTRMIPNMDSFIDIMSARSSLGYYFWAAYSNAPTNPELSKEFVNKAKDSLKEFKEGVAKYEAAPFGVDEEKLYNEIKGNNQRFYDLTEQVIAALEKGDSESLKFAYSQMAKGEWHTLADKIKKTFNPISDFYTRDGKEGLQTQAEVRAFSKNLLLFTGLLAMFTIFSILMWIAYRVSNSVGDVAAKLSDSTGQVTQAIEQLSAAGHSLSESSTESAASLEETVASLEEMTSMVQMNSDHAREAAALAQTSRDSAEKGEREIKTLVESMQGISQASKKIEEIIHVIDDIAFQTNLLALNAAVEAARAGEQGKGFAVVADAVRTLAQKSAEAAKDITGLIKDSVSKIEKGTDIADKSGVVMQDIVSSVKKVSDLANEIASASSEQTSGIQQISKAMNQLDQGAQSNAASSEEIASTSEEISSQAVQMQQLTETLNEVVLGTSGGADVVEKAVSKKKDAAAPVVHAEKKPVLAKAKNVVKFTPKKEAAKNKTAAQEVIPFDEDESSAVPVANGRGDVGDVSGF, via the coding sequence ATGGCAGCTTGTCTGCCTGTGGTGGCATTAGCAGTTGTAATCGGTATTTCTATGCATGCGAGCAATAAGCTGGGCAGCTTGTTGGAAGACTCGTATACGCGGATGATTCCGAACATGGATTCATTCATTGATATCATGAGTGCTCGCTCGAGCCTCGGATATTATTTCTGGGCGGCATATTCAAATGCACCTACTAATCCAGAGCTTTCTAAGGAGTTTGTTAATAAGGCAAAAGATTCTTTGAAGGAATTTAAAGAAGGTGTTGCTAAGTATGAAGCGGCCCCTTTCGGTGTTGACGAAGAAAAGCTGTACAATGAAATTAAAGGGAATAATCAGCGCTTCTATGATTTAACTGAACAAGTGATTGCGGCTCTTGAGAAAGGTGATTCAGAGTCTTTAAAATTTGCCTATAGCCAAATGGCAAAAGGTGAGTGGCATACACTTGCTGATAAGATTAAGAAAACCTTCAATCCGATTTCTGACTTTTATACAAGGGACGGAAAAGAAGGTCTGCAGACTCAAGCAGAAGTACGCGCGTTCAGCAAGAACCTTCTTCTTTTCACAGGTCTTCTCGCGATGTTCACAATCTTTAGCATCTTGATGTGGATTGCTTATAGAGTTTCAAACTCAGTGGGAGATGTCGCAGCTAAATTGTCGGATTCTACGGGTCAGGTGACTCAGGCGATTGAGCAATTATCTGCCGCTGGCCATTCACTTTCTGAATCTTCAACAGAATCTGCGGCTTCGTTAGAAGAGACAGTGGCTTCGCTTGAAGAGATGACATCCATGGTGCAAATGAATTCCGACCATGCACGCGAGGCAGCGGCTTTGGCGCAGACATCACGTGATTCTGCTGAAAAAGGCGAAAGAGAGATCAAAACTCTCGTGGAGTCTATGCAGGGTATTTCTCAAGCATCTAAGAAGATCGAAGAAATTATCCACGTTATTGATGATATCGCTTTCCAAACGAACTTGCTGGCGCTGAACGCAGCGGTTGAGGCAGCTCGTGCCGGTGAACAAGGTAAGGGCTTTGCGGTCGTTGCTGATGCCGTTCGCACATTGGCGCAGAAGAGCGCAGAGGCTGCAAAAGACATCACGGGTCTTATTAAAGACTCCGTTTCAAAAATCGAAAAAGGCACTGACATCGCAGATAAGTCCGGTGTGGTCATGCAAGACATCGTTTCTTCAGTGAAGAAAGTGTCTGACCTCGCGAACGAAATTGCATCTGCTTCTTCTGAGCAGACAAGCGGTATTCAACAAATCAGCAAAGCCATGAACCAATTGGATCAAGGTGCGCAAAGTAATGCGGCTTCTTCAGAGGAGATCGCGTCAACTTCAGAAGAAATTTCTTCTCAAGCCGTTCAAATGCAGCAATTGACCGAAACATTAAATGAAGTCGTCCTCGGCACGAGTGGTGGTGCGGACGTTGTGGAAAAAGCGGTTTCTAAGAAAAAGGACGCCGCAGCTCCTGTCGTTCATGCGGAAAAAAAGCCGGTCTTGGCAAAAGCCAAGAACGTCGTAAAGTTCACTCCGAAGAAAGAAGCTGCGAAGAACAAAACAGCAGCTCAAGAAGTGATTCCTTTTGATGAGGATGAATCATCGGCAGTTCCAGTGGCCAATGGCCGCGGTGATGTGGGCGACGTTTCCGGTTTCTAA
- a CDS encoding aminotransferase class III-fold pyridoxal phosphate-dependent enzyme has protein sequence MNSLVGRKIAESPKVESLIKDLVQEVTNINEQIKGPQAPQPEFVEAGKKWFDKVGQFRGRPLHYPYVGTGAGRGPFVELEDGSIKLDLINGIGIHLMGHGNPRVMKAAVRGALSDIITQGNLQPNREYEIFLEKIVQLASKNSRLKYAWLSTCGTMANESALKMARQKNSPARLVMSFKNAFAGRSTMMAEVTDNPAYKQGLPDYNEVLRIPFYDKNDPQSGAKALATMKEHVAKHGKNICAFAFEPMLGEGGYQAAPREFFVPMLEFCKEQGIAVWADEVQTFTRTGELFAFETLGIGQYIDICTLAKTAQVGCTLYTEEYNPKPGLIAGTFSGSSTSLSVGIEILDMLQEGYLGKNGRIMQIHNRFISKLNELNATTCKGKVQDAGGMGLMIAFTPFDGKKEQVDALTKKFYANGLIGFTCGKDPVRVRFLVPAVIQDTEIDLAIKIIEKSILEGV, from the coding sequence ATGAATTCTCTTGTCGGGCGTAAAATCGCTGAATCTCCAAAAGTTGAAAGTCTTATTAAAGATCTGGTTCAAGAAGTAACGAATATCAATGAACAAATCAAAGGACCACAAGCTCCTCAGCCTGAGTTTGTTGAGGCTGGTAAGAAGTGGTTTGATAAAGTGGGCCAATTCCGTGGCCGTCCTTTGCACTATCCTTACGTCGGGACTGGAGCTGGTCGTGGTCCTTTCGTAGAACTCGAAGATGGAAGCATCAAACTGGATTTGATTAACGGTATCGGTATTCACCTGATGGGTCATGGCAACCCACGCGTGATGAAAGCCGCTGTTCGTGGCGCTCTTTCTGACATTATCACTCAAGGGAACTTGCAACCGAATCGCGAGTATGAAATCTTTCTCGAAAAAATTGTTCAGCTTGCTAGTAAGAACAGCCGTTTGAAATATGCATGGCTTTCTACTTGCGGAACGATGGCGAATGAAAGCGCGCTTAAAATGGCTCGCCAAAAAAATTCTCCAGCGCGTTTGGTGATGAGTTTCAAAAATGCTTTCGCCGGCCGTTCTACGATGATGGCGGAAGTGACTGACAATCCGGCTTACAAACAAGGCTTGCCAGATTATAACGAAGTTTTGCGTATTCCTTTCTATGATAAGAACGATCCACAAAGCGGCGCGAAGGCTCTTGCGACAATGAAAGAGCACGTTGCGAAGCACGGAAAAAATATCTGCGCGTTTGCATTTGAACCAATGCTCGGTGAGGGCGGTTATCAAGCAGCACCTCGCGAGTTCTTTGTGCCAATGCTTGAGTTCTGTAAAGAACAAGGCATCGCAGTTTGGGCGGATGAAGTGCAGACGTTTACTCGCACAGGCGAATTGTTCGCGTTTGAAACTTTGGGTATCGGTCAGTACATCGACATCTGCACTTTGGCGAAGACAGCGCAAGTGGGCTGCACGCTTTACACTGAAGAGTACAATCCAAAACCAGGTTTGATCGCTGGGACATTCTCAGGTTCTTCAACTTCTTTGAGCGTGGGTATCGAAATCCTCGATATGCTTCAAGAAGGTTACCTCGGTAAAAATGGTCGCATCATGCAAATCCACAACCGATTCATTTCAAAATTGAACGAGTTAAATGCAACGACTTGCAAAGGCAAAGTTCAAGATGCCGGCGGTATGGGCCTGATGATCGCGTTTACGCCGTTTGACGGTAAAAAAGAACAAGTCGATGCGCTCACGAAGAAATTCTACGCCAACGGTTTGATCGGCTTTACTTGTGGTAAAGATCCAGTGCGTGTTCGTTTCTTGGTTCCTGCAGTTATTCAGGACACAGAAATCGATCTCGCGATCAAGATCATTGAAAAATCGATCCTTGAAGGCGTTTAG
- a CDS encoding DUF2089 domain-containing protein has translation MNKVKDWKELTTLTQNKSLIVERVRLIENDIAIEGPFELPALAKLTIEDQVFVMAFVGTHGSIKEMEKIFGVSYPTIKGRLNKISEQLQLVDINPAPSKADILEKLNRGEITAQQAAEMLRNV, from the coding sequence ATGAATAAAGTTAAAGATTGGAAAGAGCTGACGACGCTCACACAGAATAAGAGCCTCATCGTTGAAAGAGTGAGACTCATAGAGAACGATATTGCGATCGAAGGACCTTTTGAGCTTCCAGCATTGGCAAAGTTGACGATCGAAGATCAAGTGTTCGTGATGGCGTTTGTGGGAACTCATGGTTCCATCAAAGAGATGGAGAAGATTTTCGGTGTGAGCTATCCGACCATTAAAGGACGTCTGAACAAAATCTCTGAGCAGTTGCAATTGGTGGATATTAATCCGGCGCCTTCTAAGGCGGATATTTTAGAAAAACTAAATCGTGGCGAAATCACTGCACAGCAGGCGGCAGAAATGTTGAGGAATGTATGA
- a CDS encoding M20/M25/M40 family metallo-hydrolase has product MDFIEACRKLISIDSTPTHGNKEAAEFVAELCRAKGLQVELQTDFVGDTEQANVIARPVSERPPLEFLLQTHLDTVDPGPFALWTQTECNPFDATIMDGNIYGLGAADVKLDFLCKLEALASFGLNRAWKLPPVLVGTYGEELGMQGALRLIRKNKIAAKMALIGEPSDLKLINAAKGFASVEVRIPFEAEEVEYRQEHNLKESTSTQSKLFIGKAAHSSTPHLGESAITKMLQYLQQLPDSVTLMEIDGGVNYNSVPSHALLEIDVVSNTTKPIITKIVNIFEAVKVLEKEFLKHLDKDFFPSEPTLNIGLIRTYQDHVLLAGSCRVPPVITNEIYEGWMEKLRQVCEANASQFRVTDYKKPYRTNETSMLVKGCRDELRNMGLADGLATQPSTNEASIFSRTGIECLCFGPGKREGNVHTPSEHVAVEDLKKAVEFYKRVIERFCL; this is encoded by the coding sequence TTGGATTTTATTGAGGCCTGCAGGAAACTCATCTCGATCGACAGCACGCCCACTCACGGCAATAAAGAAGCCGCGGAGTTTGTGGCAGAGCTTTGCCGTGCGAAGGGTCTTCAGGTTGAATTGCAGACAGATTTTGTGGGCGACACCGAGCAAGCCAATGTGATCGCCCGTCCTGTGAGTGAACGTCCGCCGTTGGAGTTCTTGCTACAAACTCACTTAGACACTGTGGATCCAGGGCCGTTTGCACTCTGGACACAGACGGAGTGCAACCCGTTTGATGCCACGATTATGGATGGAAACATTTATGGTTTGGGCGCAGCGGATGTGAAGCTTGATTTTTTGTGTAAACTTGAAGCGCTGGCTTCATTTGGTCTAAACCGCGCTTGGAAATTGCCACCAGTGTTAGTCGGTACTTACGGTGAAGAGCTTGGCATGCAAGGGGCGCTTCGCCTGATTCGCAAAAACAAAATTGCTGCAAAAATGGCGCTTATTGGGGAACCCAGCGATTTGAAATTGATCAATGCAGCAAAAGGCTTTGCTTCGGTTGAGGTGCGAATCCCGTTTGAAGCCGAAGAGGTTGAGTATCGACAAGAGCACAATCTCAAAGAGAGTACGTCAACGCAAAGTAAACTCTTTATCGGGAAAGCAGCACACTCGTCGACACCGCATCTTGGAGAAAGCGCTATCACAAAAATGCTTCAGTATTTGCAGCAACTGCCGGATTCTGTGACATTGATGGAGATTGACGGCGGGGTGAACTACAACTCTGTTCCAAGTCATGCATTGCTTGAGATCGATGTTGTTTCGAATACGACCAAGCCGATTATTACTAAAATTGTAAATATCTTCGAGGCCGTAAAGGTTCTCGAAAAAGAATTTTTAAAGCATTTGGATAAGGACTTTTTCCCGTCAGAGCCGACTCTGAACATCGGCTTGATCCGCACATACCAAGATCACGTGCTTCTAGCAGGGTCTTGCCGTGTGCCTCCGGTGATCACGAATGAGATCTATGAAGGCTGGATGGAAAAGTTACGCCAAGTGTGTGAAGCCAATGCCTCGCAATTCCGGGTCACGGATTATAAAAAACCTTACCGCACGAACGAAACTTCGATGTTGGTAAAGGGCTGCCGTGATGAACTTCGCAATATGGGATTAGCAGACGGTCTGGCGACACAGCCTTCAACCAATGAAGCCAGCATTTTTTCCCGCACGGGGATTGAATGTTTATGCTTCGGGCCCGGCAAACGCGAGGGGAATGTTCACACGCCCTCAGAACATGTTGCCGTGGAAGATCTGAAAAAGGCTGTGGAATTTTATAAACGTGTGATTGAAAGGTTTTGCTTATGA
- a CDS encoding PQQ-dependent sugar dehydrogenase — translation MKIWLLVLSTFLIQCSTLTNTPFVGPQTRVTASSKMVLDKSGYLYDPQDKSCDGYPRVMVETMPGTCLGMVLPRDRALDAATQKGFVKPRTIVQIPKTNQFLVVDMGGWNPKNGRLFWLKPGKTGNYEIQLLKFALDNPHGLAMGPDGFYYIGEKTQISKFHFVNGQITDWQIVIGNIPRKEGYMHPLSQFTFDPRNGDLYINSGSPSDHCIVQGTGAYKSCPEEAAQGNGAIYRIPGEQLKHLPVGGIRYFEVAASGLRNSMAMAISSQGFLIQGENSRDFPELEEPYEEMNLIDLDNKRGLHYGWPYCYDFHATSPEWLFPENKTLPIHQQFKKPIDCTATDPQGPGDYQAPLALMPPHVAPLHMAYYRGNLFKDLFGGKLLVTWHGYQPTGHRLVAYPVDNRGVPVTKPVDKTAVFNFNQPGTCPTKKLFAPHGGMDRQAPYEEVISKWNEVKNVRPKGAPVAFTEAEDGSLWIVEDRENRTILRLARTQTANYQESCNKDAATAIDPSIELLAWRSMIKANPALDQGYKQVQAELVQKYCLGCHGNLEADDIAKDRFSNLDFLVKNEWIQPKNLEHSKMYGAIARVEGYTPMPPVDKPQFYGTSEGERLNKIVSQWIQSMPTDVESTYARFTMADKRNVRAAAGTSAKVCGQLMAGDIVYIDPRPSTIVTANNIKWSRVYLVPSHSRLFKDACPAPEDGVYFVSR, via the coding sequence ATGAAAATCTGGTTATTGGTTTTAAGTACATTTTTAATTCAATGCTCAACTTTAACCAATACCCCGTTCGTCGGCCCACAAACTCGCGTGACCGCTTCAAGCAAAATGGTGCTGGATAAAAGCGGTTATCTTTATGACCCCCAAGATAAATCCTGTGACGGCTATCCACGCGTGATGGTTGAAACGATGCCGGGCACTTGCTTGGGGATGGTCCTACCGCGTGATCGCGCTCTCGATGCGGCCACTCAAAAAGGTTTTGTTAAACCACGGACCATTGTTCAGATTCCAAAGACAAACCAATTCCTCGTTGTCGATATGGGTGGGTGGAATCCAAAGAATGGCCGCTTATTTTGGCTTAAGCCTGGAAAAACAGGTAACTATGAAATTCAGCTCTTAAAATTCGCTTTGGATAATCCCCATGGTTTGGCAATGGGACCTGATGGCTTCTACTACATCGGTGAAAAAACACAGATCTCGAAATTTCATTTTGTGAATGGTCAAATTACCGATTGGCAAATCGTCATCGGAAATATTCCGCGCAAAGAGGGCTACATGCATCCTCTTTCACAATTTACCTTCGATCCACGTAACGGGGATCTCTACATCAACTCAGGCTCTCCGAGCGATCACTGTATTGTGCAAGGAACGGGTGCTTACAAGTCTTGTCCAGAAGAGGCTGCTCAAGGAAATGGCGCTATCTACCGTATTCCGGGTGAGCAATTGAAACATCTTCCTGTCGGCGGGATTCGTTACTTCGAAGTGGCGGCCTCGGGTCTTAGAAACTCCATGGCGATGGCGATCTCGTCGCAAGGATTTTTAATTCAAGGCGAAAACAGTCGCGACTTCCCCGAGCTTGAAGAACCTTATGAAGAGATGAACTTGATTGATCTAGACAATAAACGTGGCCTTCATTATGGCTGGCCTTATTGTTATGACTTTCATGCAACGTCTCCGGAGTGGCTGTTCCCTGAAAACAAAACTCTCCCGATTCATCAGCAGTTTAAAAAACCGATTGATTGCACTGCGACTGATCCCCAAGGGCCGGGCGATTACCAAGCACCACTGGCGTTGATGCCACCACATGTGGCGCCTCTTCATATGGCTTACTACCGCGGAAATCTTTTTAAAGATCTCTTTGGTGGAAAGTTGCTGGTCACGTGGCATGGGTATCAACCCACAGGTCATCGTCTTGTGGCTTATCCTGTGGATAACCGCGGAGTGCCTGTTACAAAGCCAGTGGATAAAACAGCGGTTTTTAATTTCAACCAACCCGGTACTTGTCCGACGAAGAAGCTCTTTGCTCCCCATGGCGGAATGGATCGTCAAGCGCCGTATGAAGAAGTCATTTCTAAATGGAATGAAGTAAAGAATGTTCGCCCTAAGGGCGCACCAGTTGCGTTTACCGAAGCTGAAGATGGGTCTTTGTGGATTGTTGAAGATCGCGAGAACCGCACGATTCTGCGCTTAGCAAGAACTCAAACTGCGAATTATCAAGAGTCTTGCAATAAAGATGCTGCGACAGCGATTGATCCGAGCATCGAGCTTCTTGCTTGGCGCTCAATGATCAAAGCCAACCCGGCATTAGATCAGGGTTACAAGCAAGTGCAGGCGGAGCTCGTACAAAAATACTGTCTTGGCTGTCACGGAAATCTCGAAGCCGATGACATTGCAAAAGACAGATTCAGCAATTTAGATTTCCTCGTGAAGAACGAATGGATTCAGCCTAAGAATCTTGAACACAGTAAAATGTACGGTGCAATTGCAAGGGTTGAAGGTTATACGCCGATGCCTCCGGTGGATAAGCCTCAGTTCTATGGCACATCTGAAGGTGAGCGACTGAATAAGATTGTGTCCCAATGGATTCAATCCATGCCAACAGATGTGGAGAGCACATATGCGAGATTCACAATGGCTGACAAGCGCAATGTGCGTGCGGCAGCAGGGACTTCGGCGAAGGTTTGCGGTCAGCTGATGGCGGGCGATATCGTTTACATCGATCCACGTCCATCAACGATTGTCACTGCCAATAATATTAAATGGAGCCGAGTGTACTTGGTGCCATCGCATAGCCGTCTTTTTAAAGACGCATGTCCGGCACCAGAAGACGGTGTGTATTTCGTATCAAGATAA
- a CDS encoding succinylglutamate-semialdehyde dehydrogenase gives MEIYPIKYQGDFIAGRFVPVEKGDGEFKDVSPGDLNDQIMTVKFKYDHIDEACMAAKKAFIPWTRLSLDERKNYLLKLKEVFDKHTEQMAQIIARDTGKALWDAMTEAKNLGNKIDITINNSLKLINETHIPNALPGVEGVVRHKGRGVMAVLGPFNFPAHLPNGHIIPALISGNTVVFKPSEQTPAVGQYMAELIEKAGLPPGVFNLVQGDGESGRRLAANENVDGVLFTGSYEVGLKIKQETMTHYWKILALEMGGKNATVVWDDADLDKAIYETLIGAYLSTGQRCSGTSRVILHPKIADEFTERFYQAAKKLTIGHWSENPFMGSLINAAAVEKYIRFQEIANREGCESMMRGKSLDLKQKGFYVTPSIHLVNKFDPNSVYQKSEIFGPNVAIYKSGDFDETLNMVNSTGYGLVMSLFSKNKSLYEESLLKARVGLLNWNRTTNGASSRLPFGGMGKSGNDRPSADYAIQYCTVPVASLEDPTPFDKTKMLPGISL, from the coding sequence ATGGAAATCTATCCAATTAAATATCAAGGGGACTTTATTGCAGGTCGCTTTGTTCCTGTGGAAAAAGGCGATGGCGAATTCAAAGACGTCAGCCCGGGTGATTTGAACGATCAAATCATGACTGTAAAGTTTAAATACGATCATATCGATGAAGCTTGCATGGCGGCGAAGAAAGCCTTCATTCCATGGACGCGGTTGTCTTTGGATGAAAGAAAGAATTACCTCCTCAAGTTGAAGGAAGTTTTCGACAAGCACACTGAGCAAATGGCGCAGATCATTGCTCGCGATACAGGGAAGGCATTGTGGGATGCGATGACCGAAGCTAAAAACCTCGGTAACAAAATTGACATCACCATCAATAACTCGCTCAAGCTGATTAACGAAACCCACATTCCTAATGCTCTTCCGGGTGTCGAGGGTGTGGTTCGTCACAAAGGCCGTGGTGTGATGGCGGTGTTAGGCCCATTTAATTTTCCAGCGCACTTGCCAAACGGTCACATTATTCCGGCATTGATTTCTGGTAATACAGTGGTGTTCAAACCTTCAGAGCAAACTCCGGCAGTCGGTCAGTACATGGCTGAACTGATTGAGAAAGCCGGTCTTCCACCAGGCGTTTTCAACTTGGTTCAGGGTGATGGTGAATCTGGCCGCCGCTTGGCAGCAAACGAAAATGTGGATGGGGTTCTGTTCACGGGTTCTTACGAAGTCGGTTTGAAAATCAAGCAAGAGACCATGACTCACTACTGGAAGATCTTGGCACTCGAAATGGGTGGTAAGAACGCGACAGTTGTTTGGGATGACGCTGATTTGGATAAAGCGATCTATGAAACTTTGATCGGTGCTTACTTGAGCACGGGTCAACGTTGTTCGGGTACAAGCCGCGTGATTTTGCACCCGAAAATCGCTGACGAATTTACTGAAAGATTCTACCAAGCGGCAAAGAAGCTCACGATCGGTCATTGGAGTGAAAATCCGTTCATGGGTTCTTTGATCAATGCCGCAGCGGTTGAGAAATACATCCGCTTCCAAGAAATCGCAAACCGCGAAGGCTGCGAATCGATGATGCGTGGTAAATCTTTGGATCTGAAGCAAAAAGGTTTCTATGTCACTCCAAGTATTCACTTGGTGAACAAATTTGATCCAAACTCAGTCTATCAAAAAAGTGAAATCTTTGGTCCGAACGTTGCCATCTACAAAAGCGGCGACTTCGATGAGACCCTCAACATGGTGAACTCAACAGGTTACGGCTTGGTGATGTCGCTTTTCTCGAAGAATAAGTCTTTGTACGAAGAATCTTTGTTGAAAGCGCGTGTGGGTCTTTTGAACTGGAACCGTACAACAAATGGAGCGAGCTCTCGTTTGCCATTTGGCGGTATGGGTAAATCCGGTAATGACAGACCGTCAGCGGACTACGCGATTCAATACTGTACAGTTCCGGTGGCGAGCCTTGAAGACCCGACGCCATTTGATAAAACCAAAATGCTTCCAGGAATCAGTCTATGA
- the mltG gene encoding endolytic transglycosylase MltG, with protein MKKVTLIALIAVVSLIVAGGAAAGYLAHEFLNTAPSSDSTEVIYEVKPGQSFNAIAKDLESQGLIKNAFAFSMYARFTNQRQQVKRGEYGFRKDMMPSEVLSIITSGKSIAKPFTVAEGLNIYEISDLYESQGFGKKADFLALVKDKAFAQQLLGEPVDSLEGYLFPETYMITKFDSTRDLISSMVKRFLAVYSEIGAAQALPGWSRNQVVTLASIVEKETGAKEDRALISSVFHNRLGKHMKLQTDPTILYGMADMTGVMPNNIRKDDILKPTRYNTYVIGALPPGPISNPGRESLLATLKPASSKYLYFVSRNDGTTVFSEDLGNHNKAVQKFQINPKAREGKSWRDLNKPAASK; from the coding sequence ATGAAGAAAGTGACATTGATTGCTCTGATCGCGGTTGTGAGCTTGATCGTTGCCGGCGGCGCAGCTGCTGGTTATCTTGCTCATGAGTTTTTAAATACCGCACCAAGTTCTGACAGCACTGAAGTGATTTACGAAGTGAAGCCAGGCCAGAGTTTCAATGCCATTGCCAAAGATCTTGAGTCTCAAGGTTTGATTAAGAACGCGTTTGCATTTTCTATGTACGCGCGTTTTACCAATCAACGTCAGCAGGTGAAACGTGGAGAATACGGTTTCCGCAAAGATATGATGCCGAGTGAAGTTCTCAGTATCATTACCTCTGGCAAAAGTATCGCCAAGCCATTTACTGTTGCCGAAGGTTTAAATATTTATGAGATCAGTGATCTCTATGAATCCCAAGGCTTTGGTAAGAAAGCTGATTTTTTAGCTCTCGTCAAAGACAAGGCCTTTGCGCAGCAGTTGCTCGGGGAGCCCGTTGACAGTCTCGAAGGTTACCTTTTCCCGGAAACTTACATGATTACAAAGTTTGATAGCACTCGTGATTTGATCTCTTCTATGGTGAAGAGGTTTCTTGCAGTCTACTCTGAGATTGGCGCTGCTCAAGCTCTGCCGGGTTGGAGCCGCAATCAAGTCGTGACCCTTGCCAGTATCGTCGAAAAAGAGACGGGGGCTAAAGAAGACCGCGCGCTGATTTCCTCTGTGTTCCACAACCGCTTAGGCAAACATATGAAGCTGCAAACCGATCCTACGATTCTATACGGGATGGCGGACATGACTGGAGTTATGCCTAACAATATCCGTAAAGACGATATTCTAAAGCCAACCCGCTATAACACTTATGTCATCGGGGCGCTTCCTCCAGGACCAATATCCAATCCTGGCCGCGAGTCGCTTCTTGCAACGTTGAAACCGGCTTCGTCGAAGTATCTTTACTTCGTTAGTCGAAATGATGGAACGACAGTGTTCTCGGAAGATCTCGGAAATCACAACAAGGCCGTTCAAAAATTCCAAATAAATCCGAAGGCTCGCGAAGGAAAGTCCTGGCGCGATTTAAATAAGCCAGCAGCGAGCAAATAA